Genomic segment of Halostella limicola:
CTGAGTCATCTAAGACTGGCTCGTACATCTATAAATAAAGATAATCGGCCGCATGATCGGAACAGAAATATCGAACTTCCCTACAATGAGTAGTGGGGAATGAGATCCAACACAGTCCGAGCCGTCTTTTCAAGATGGAGTGATCGTTTCACCGTCCTCTCGCTCTGTGTTGGGTCGTATTTCGCCGTTCGATTTACTCAGGTCCTCATAGGACCGGTCGTACCTGAAATCACGAGAACATTCGACGTCTCCAAGGGAGCAATCGGTGTAGCACTCACTGGGATGTGGGTCGCGTATGCGCTCTTTCAGCTACCGAGTGGAGTCTTCGCAGATCGGTTTGGGGAACGTCGGCTCATGCTCGTCGCGCTTGGGACCATTACTTGCGCGACGCTCGGACTAGCGACTGCACCGACGTTCCAACTGTTCGGTCTCGGCGTACTGGCTTTGGGAATCGGAGCGGGGATATACTATAACCCGGCGACGGCGCTGCTTGCTCGGGAGTTTGACGAGGTGGGATGGGCAGTTGGCATGCACCGGACCGGCGGGCAGGTCGCTGGGATAGCGGCTCCCGTTGCCGCGACGGTTATAACCGTTCGATACGGATGGCGGGCAGCGATCGCCGTCGGGTTCCTTCTCACTGTCGTCGCTGTCATCCTTTTTGCCTGGCAAAGTACAGTGGGCACTCCAGCCCGACCGACTGCCTCACTGAGTGAGTTATTCGAGCCATCCAACCTCCTGGCGTTGCTGATCCGTCCTCACACGCGGTATACTACTCTCATAGCTACGCTCGTGGAGTTCGTCGGTTTGGCCTCGATGGCGTTCTTACCAACCCTCTTTATCGAGCATTCCGGCTTCTCAAGCAGGAGGGCAAACCTGCTATTTGCGCTCTTCTACGCAACTACCGCTCTCTTCCAGCCGCTCGGTGGCTGGCTCTCTGGCCGCATTGGCCGCGACGAGACCATCGCCTTTCAGGCGATCGCCGGTGTCCTCGGCTATGGAGTGCTCGTCATCGGTGATAGGCTCATCGTTGCTGTTCCTGCCGTAGTGCTCGCTGGGAGTGCTATAAGTAGTATGCCGGTAATCCAATCACGGATGATGGACGAGTTATCGGCAGCGGACCAAGGACGAGGATTCGGTCTCTTTCGAACTCTCTACCTCCTGGTCGGTGCGCTGGGAACGACGGTAATGGGATCGACCGTTGATGTCGCTGGTTGGGAGACGGCAACTGGTCTCCTTGCGGCACTACTCGCAGTCGTCGTTCTCTCGCTCATGCCCAAGATAATCGACTACGACTGCCGATGACCTGATTCCGTCACGTCCGGCGCTGCCCATGCTCGCTGGTGTCTCTCTTCTGGATTTGGAGGGACTTCCACAATTCAAACCAATACTCTGTTTTCTATTTTATAAGATTCTGTCTTTTTACATTAATTCAATACCCTATCGCCCCGTTTGGAAGACTCGTTTCAACTGTGCTATCCAAAAGATACTCCGGAAATAACTGCAGGGATCATTGTTATCCTATTCTCAGGAGGAAAACCAATAGTAACGTTTAAATCATGAGTTGTATATTGTTACCCTATGGCAAAGAGACGCCCCTACGAGCAGCTCCCGGATTCCCTCAAGGAGGCGAAGCGTCGTCAGGTGCTAAAATCACTCGGTGCCGTGGCAGCGGCTGGTTCCCTAGCAGGGTGTTCGTCTGGAGACGACGATAGCCCCGACCTCGCGGGGCGAGGTAGCGACGACTACGGGGACACCATCGAACTAAGTATCGATGCCCCTCGCCTACAGAATATTCCCGATATCATGCGAGACATCGGTAACCACTGGGAGCAAGAACTCGGTATCACATTCAATATCGAAACGACTTCCTGGGGGACCTATCTTGACATGATTTGGATCCAACAAGACTATGAGAACGTCGCCTGGACGTTCTTCGGAGGTTCACCGGAACGGTTCGACCCGCAGTTCTTCCTTTCGGTACACACCCCTGATAACCCACAGAACGTCTCGAATTGGACTGATCCGGAATACACCGAGCTTTACCAAGAGTACACTCGCACGTTTGACGAAGAACGCCGGAACGAGATCGTCGGCGAAATGCAAACTATGTGGCACGAGGACCACGCCTCGACGGTCAACATTTGCTGGCCAGTTGATCTGTTTCCGTATGATGCCGAACGGTGGAACCTTGAACCGACGACGATGATCGGCGCTGGTGCCGCATCAACGATGACCCTTATCACAGCTGAACCACAGGGGGACGAAACATCTCTCATAATCGGTGGTGAGGAAGTAAACCAGCGTCCGAACGTTACCGCACCAACGGCAAACGCAATGGACTGGTTATTCCGATCGGTCTATGATACGTGTAGACGGTTGAGCTTGGACGGTGAATTCATAAACTGGGCTATCGAGAACTTCGAGGTCATCGACGAAACCACTATCGATCTCACACTCCGCGAAGGAATGGAGTTCCATGACGGGGAGCCAGTCACTGCAGAAGATTTACAGTTCACCTTCGAGTTCCTGAGTTCATACACGTTTGGGAAAATCGACACACACGTACAACCGATAGACAGCGTGAGTCTCGAAACGGATCTGACGGCGCGAGTACATCTTGAAGACCCGTGGGCGAACTTCACAACTAATACACTCGTTTACACGTGGATTCTACCAGTTCACATCTGGGGAGATGTACCGAATCAGGTCGATGAACCGGTTAACTGGAGTCAAGAGGTTGGCAATAATCCGCCCGGCGACTGGGCAGCAAGCGGACCCCTGCAGGTCCGAAGTGTTTCACCTGAGCGGATCGAACTCGAGGCCTACGACGATCACTTCAGTGATTATCCCCAATACGACGAGCTGATCTACCAACGCCAGGGAAGCGAGGAGGCCGTTCGCAGTGAACTGGTCGAAGGGAACATCCACGCGAAGCTACAGGTTCCATCAGTGTCCATGGCTAACCAGGCGGCAGACCAGGGGGATCATATCGAGTTGATCGAAGAGGACTCGCTGTTGACACAGTGTTATTCGTTTAATGTCAACAACTCACCGGGCGATGATTTGGTATTTAGAAAGGCCCTGAGAGCGTGTACTAATGCGAATCAGATGATGCAAGTCCATCGACGCGGACATGCTGTTGAAAGCGATTCCACGTATATCCACCCGGAACATCCGTTGGAACTCGGGAGAGACGACCTCCCGACAATGCCGGAGATGTATGATCCGGAAAACGCCAGGCAAATGCTTGAAGATGCCGACTACGCCTGGGATGATAATGGACAGCTCCGGTATCCGAGCGACTAGATCCTCCAGTGTGAGATACAATGAGTCTCCATAGATATGTAATTCGCAGAACTGTTCGGTGGTTCGTTCTGATCTGGTTATTGCTGACGATTATCTTTCTGCTGTTCAGAGTGACACCTGGTGACCCGACCGGCTTCCTTGTCGGCGGACAGTTCTCGGAGGAAACGCGTCAACAAATCTTGGAAAGTTTTGGTTTGCACAGACCGCTTCACATCCAATACTACATATTCGTGAAGAACATATTGTTAGCTGGCGATCTAGGTGTTTCGTTTCACTACCGACAGCCGGTTTCTGAGATTATAATCCCGAGGATGATAAATACATTATTAATCATGCTACCGGCTATGTCGTTGATCATGCTCACGGCCTACTCGTTGGGATCGCGATTAGGTTGGCGGAAAGGAGAACGGATCGAACAGATCGGCTCATACACGCTCGTGGCGATACGGTCGCTGCCACACTTCGTACTCGGACTGTTCCTCCTCATGATATTCTCTACATGGTTAGACATACTCCCGACTGGTGGCATGGGTCCTATTGAAACGGGACGATCATCGGTCCAAGAAATGTTGCTCGATCCGGTTTTCTACAAATATCTCGCGTTACCGTTTTTAACAGCATTCCTCTTCTTCCTCGCTGACCCGTTCCTCCTGATGCGGGGGAATATGATCAATCAGAAAAACCAAGACTACGTCGACCTGCTGCGGCTCAAAGGTCTTCCAGAAGGCCACGTTCGCAATCAGGCAGCCAGAAACGCGTTACTCCCCCTGTTGACGTACGCAACACCAGCTGTTGCTATCGCGTTTGGCGCCCAGATCCTGATTGAAATCGTGTTTTCGTGGCCAGGAATCGGCCGTGAACTGGTCGAATCGGTCCATAGAAACGACTATCCGGTCGCGCAGGGCGCATTTTTCATCATCGGGTTCCTTGTCATCACTACGAACCTCATCGTTGATCTCCTCTACGCCTACGTCGACCCGCGGATCAGATACGATTAGTAACCATGATAAAGAATTTACTCAACCCCACTGGCGTCGAAACCCAGAAGCTAGAACAGATAAAAAAGAGTATAGTGGAGTTTCTCCAACCGCTTTGGAAGGGTATACTCCGTCGGATAGCCGTCATGACTCTCTCCCTCTTCGTTGTTCTCGGCGTCATCGCACCGTATCTCCCACTCCCCAATGCGTACGAGACGATGCAACGAAGTAACGGGGAATACGTCTTGCTCGAGCCACCAAGCGGAGAGTTCCTACTCGGTACCACCGAAGGCGGATACAACGTCTTTGCCCAGACGGTTCTAGCGACCCGGACGTCTCTCAAGATCGGTTTGTTCTCGGCGATGGTGCTCATCGTCATCGGTCTGAATATCGGTCTTATCGCCGGCTACTACGGTGGCTGGGTCGAGACCATCCTCATGGGCATC
This window contains:
- a CDS encoding ABC transporter permease, translated to MLTAYSLGSRLGWRKGERIEQIGSYTLVAIRSLPHFVLGLFLLMIFSTWLDILPTGGMGPIETGRSSVQEMLLDPVFYKYLALPFLTAFLFFLADPFLLMRGNMINQKNQDYVDLLRLKGLPEGHVRNQAARNALLPLLTYATPAVAIAFGAQILIEIVFSWPGIGRELVESVHRNDYPVAQGAFFIIGFLVITTNLIVDLLYAYVDPRIRYD
- a CDS encoding MFS transporter, whose protein sequence is MRSNTVRAVFSRWSDRFTVLSLCVGSYFAVRFTQVLIGPVVPEITRTFDVSKGAIGVALTGMWVAYALFQLPSGVFADRFGERRLMLVALGTITCATLGLATAPTFQLFGLGVLALGIGAGIYYNPATALLAREFDEVGWAVGMHRTGGQVAGIAAPVAATVITVRYGWRAAIAVGFLLTVVAVILFAWQSTVGTPARPTASLSELFEPSNLLALLIRPHTRYTTLIATLVEFVGLASMAFLPTLFIEHSGFSSRRANLLFALFYATTALFQPLGGWLSGRIGRDETIAFQAIAGVLGYGVLVIGDRLIVAVPAVVLAGSAISSMPVIQSRMMDELSAADQGRGFGLFRTLYLLVGALGTTVMGSTVDVAGWETATGLLAALLAVVVLSLMPKIIDYDCR
- a CDS encoding ABC transporter substrate-binding protein, with the translated sequence MAKRRPYEQLPDSLKEAKRRQVLKSLGAVAAAGSLAGCSSGDDDSPDLAGRGSDDYGDTIELSIDAPRLQNIPDIMRDIGNHWEQELGITFNIETTSWGTYLDMIWIQQDYENVAWTFFGGSPERFDPQFFLSVHTPDNPQNVSNWTDPEYTELYQEYTRTFDEERRNEIVGEMQTMWHEDHASTVNICWPVDLFPYDAERWNLEPTTMIGAGAASTMTLITAEPQGDETSLIIGGEEVNQRPNVTAPTANAMDWLFRSVYDTCRRLSLDGEFINWAIENFEVIDETTIDLTLREGMEFHDGEPVTAEDLQFTFEFLSSYTFGKIDTHVQPIDSVSLETDLTARVHLEDPWANFTTNTLVYTWILPVHIWGDVPNQVDEPVNWSQEVGNNPPGDWAASGPLQVRSVSPERIELEAYDDHFSDYPQYDELIYQRQGSEEAVRSELVEGNIHAKLQVPSVSMANQAADQGDHIELIEEDSLLTQCYSFNVNNSPGDDLVFRKALRACTNANQMMQVHRRGHAVESDSTYIHPEHPLELGRDDLPTMPEMYDPENARQMLEDADYAWDDNGQLRYPSD